A section of the Teredinibacter franksiae genome encodes:
- the secF gene encoding protein translocase subunit SecF: MSEQKVINFMGQRKLAAVFSLLLVIASIGALAVKGLNFGLDFTGGTLIEMHYPQTANLTDIRNDLREQGYPGAVVANFGTDRDVVIRIQSDEAEVGGKIAEELKDGYVGEGEAELKRVEYVGGQVGAEFANDGGLGMLFALIVVMAYVGIRFQFKFSVGAVVALAHDVLIVLGCFAIFQFDFDLTVLAAVLAVIGYSLNDTIVVSDRIRENFRKIRKSEPIEIVNISLTQTLGRTLITSLTTLLVLLALFLVGGELIHNFALSLIMGVVVGTYSSIYVAANVLLALNISNEDLMSVEKEGEDQETLMP, encoded by the coding sequence ATGAGTGAACAAAAAGTAATTAATTTTATGGGTCAACGTAAGCTGGCGGCAGTTTTTTCACTGCTGCTGGTTATTGCGTCTATTGGTGCGTTGGCGGTAAAAGGGTTGAATTTTGGCCTAGATTTTACCGGCGGTACCCTTATAGAGATGCATTACCCGCAAACGGCTAACCTTACCGATATTCGGAACGATTTGCGCGAGCAAGGCTACCCTGGTGCGGTGGTGGCTAACTTTGGTACAGACCGCGATGTGGTTATTCGTATTCAGTCTGATGAAGCCGAGGTGGGCGGTAAAATTGCTGAAGAGTTGAAAGACGGATACGTAGGTGAAGGCGAAGCTGAGCTTAAGCGTGTGGAGTACGTGGGTGGCCAAGTTGGGGCAGAGTTTGCCAACGATGGTGGCCTGGGTATGTTGTTCGCACTTATTGTGGTGATGGCGTACGTTGGTATTCGATTCCAGTTTAAATTTTCTGTAGGAGCGGTAGTGGCGCTGGCTCACGATGTATTAATTGTATTGGGTTGCTTCGCTATATTTCAGTTTGACTTCGACCTTACTGTTCTCGCTGCGGTGTTGGCGGTAATCGGTTACTCGCTAAACGATACTATTGTGGTCTCGGACCGCATTCGTGAAAACTTCCGTAAGATACGCAAGTCTGAGCCGATTGAAATAGTGAATATTTCCTTGACCCAGACATTGGGCCGTACGTTAATCACCTCGTTAACCACCTTGCTCGTATTACTCGCTTTGTTTTTGGTAGGTGGCGAGCTAATCCATAACTTTGCTTTGTCGCTCATTATGGGTGTTGTAGTGGGTACTTATTCTTCTATTTATGTTGCGGCAAATGTATTGCTTGCCTTGAATATATCGAATGAAGACTTGATGTCGGTTGAAAAGGAAGGTGAGGACCAGGAAACCCTGATGCCCTAA
- the secD gene encoding protein translocase subunit SecD produces MNRYPFWKYLLILVIVVVGFFYALPNIYAPDPAVQISGSSVSLEITERDMKKAEQVLKDLGIEYFGAEFDKGNGLVRLREQADQLAAQRKIQEALGKDFVVAVNLAPTTPDWLLGIGAGPMKLGLDLAGGVHFLLEVDTPKVLAEEMESTEDYIRKHIRKERLRGVEVRVRDSIITISTESDEQRQAITSMLRSDLRELEYEKSEQDGKFLLRAQLSQAYIREKEDYAVTQNLTTLRNRVNEIGVAEPMVQRQGRNRIVVELPGIQDTARAKAIIGKTANLQFRLEADAKTLASQRETYPYRNEDTQRQYGSPTIEKRPIATGKNVTNAQVGFDPDTSQPQVNITMDSQGGSLMHKKTRNNIKRRMAVLFIEYKTETKRTIDENGEEEITYSQTPETSIISLATIQGALGKSFRITGLENPQAASELALLLRAGALAAPMGFVEERTIGPSLGAENIALGVKSVKIGLALVLIFMLFYYRAFGLAANIALATNMVLLIAVMSIFGATLTLPGIAGIVLTVGMAVDANVLIFSRIREELANAVPPQTAIKTGFDRAFETIMDANITTFIVAIILYAIGTGSVKGFAVTLAIGIVTSMFTAIMGTRAIVNLMYGGRRVEKLWI; encoded by the coding sequence ATGAACCGTTACCCCTTTTGGAAATACCTACTGATCTTGGTTATTGTGGTTGTAGGTTTTTTCTACGCACTTCCCAATATCTACGCCCCCGACCCCGCTGTACAAATTTCAGGCTCCTCCGTATCCCTTGAGATTACCGAGCGAGACATGAAAAAGGCCGAGCAAGTGCTTAAGGACCTCGGTATTGAATATTTTGGTGCAGAGTTTGATAAGGGCAATGGCCTGGTTCGCTTGCGTGAACAGGCTGATCAATTGGCCGCGCAGCGTAAAATTCAGGAAGCCCTAGGCAAAGATTTTGTTGTAGCCGTAAACCTGGCGCCTACCACACCAGATTGGTTGCTGGGCATTGGCGCAGGGCCAATGAAGCTGGGCCTCGACTTGGCCGGCGGCGTGCACTTTTTGTTGGAGGTCGATACGCCTAAGGTGTTGGCGGAAGAGATGGAGAGCACCGAAGACTATATTCGCAAGCACATTCGCAAAGAGCGGTTGCGCGGTGTAGAAGTGCGGGTACGAGACAGTATTATTACTATTTCTACTGAATCTGATGAGCAGCGTCAGGCGATTACTTCTATGCTGCGTTCGGACTTGCGCGAGCTGGAGTACGAAAAATCAGAGCAAGATGGCAAGTTTCTTCTGCGCGCGCAGCTAAGCCAAGCTTATATTCGTGAGAAAGAAGATTATGCGGTTACCCAAAACTTAACCACACTGCGTAATCGAGTGAATGAAATTGGTGTAGCCGAACCCATGGTACAACGCCAGGGACGTAATCGAATTGTGGTGGAATTGCCGGGTATTCAAGACACTGCACGTGCAAAAGCTATTATTGGTAAAACGGCTAATCTTCAATTTCGCTTAGAAGCTGATGCCAAAACGCTGGCTTCACAGCGTGAAACCTACCCGTATCGCAATGAAGATACGCAGCGCCAATACGGCAGCCCTACCATTGAAAAACGACCCATTGCAACGGGGAAAAATGTTACTAATGCGCAAGTGGGCTTCGACCCCGATACCAGTCAGCCTCAGGTGAATATCACCATGGACAGCCAGGGCGGCTCGTTAATGCACAAGAAAACACGTAATAATATTAAACGCCGAATGGCTGTATTGTTTATCGAATATAAAACCGAAACTAAGCGCACGATCGATGAAAATGGTGAGGAAGAAATCACCTACAGTCAAACGCCAGAAACCAGCATTATTAGTTTGGCAACCATTCAAGGTGCGCTGGGTAAATCTTTTCGGATTACCGGCTTAGAAAACCCCCAAGCGGCTTCTGAATTGGCGTTATTGCTGCGTGCCGGTGCACTGGCCGCGCCCATGGGCTTTGTGGAAGAGCGAACCATTGGCCCATCTTTGGGTGCTGAAAATATTGCGCTGGGTGTTAAGTCGGTAAAAATTGGCTTGGCGTTAGTATTAATATTTATGTTGTTTTATTACCGCGCCTTTGGGCTTGCGGCCAATATTGCTCTTGCCACCAACATGGTGTTGCTGATTGCGGTAATGTCCATTTTTGGCGCAACGCTAACGTTGCCGGGTATTGCCGGTATTGTGCTTACGGTGGGTATGGCAGTAGATGCAAACGTTTTGATTTTCTCGCGAATTAGAGAAGAGCTTGCCAACGCTGTGCCGCCGCAAACGGCGATTAAAACAGGTTTTGATCGCGCATTCGAAACTATTATGGATGCCAATATTACAACCTTTATTGTGGCGATTATTCTCTACGCCATTGGTACCGGCTCGGTGAAGGGTTTTGCGGTTACCTTGGCAATTGGTATTGTTACTTCCATGTTTACCGCCATTATGGGTACACGCGCGATTGTTAATCTTATGTACGGCGGTCGTCGTGTTGAGAAACTCTGGATTTAA
- the tgt gene encoding tRNA guanosine(34) transglycosylase Tgt — protein MQFELDNSDGKARRGRLKFPRGNVETPAFMPVGTYGTVKGMLPRDIQAVGAEIILGNTFHLMLRPGTEVIKAHGDLHDFMQWHGPILTDSGGFQVFSLGDIRKITEAGVKFRSPIDGSEVFLDPERAVQVQRDLGSDIVMIFDECTPYPATEQEARTSMELSLRWAKRSKDAHEGNPSALFGIIQGGMYEQLRAESLAGLEAFGFDGYAIGGLSVGEPKADMIRILDSLADKMPADKPRYLMGVGKPEDIVEAVCRGVDMFDCVMPTRNARNGHLFTRTGVIKIRNAKHRHDTGPLDARCDCYTCTNFSRAYLHHLDKCGEILGAQLNTIHNLRHYQLIMQELRDAIAENRLDAYVAEFYLRQDKTRFALE, from the coding sequence ATGCAATTTGAATTAGATAACTCGGACGGTAAAGCCCGTCGCGGTCGGTTGAAGTTTCCGCGCGGGAACGTTGAAACGCCGGCGTTTATGCCTGTGGGCACTTACGGCACGGTAAAAGGTATGCTGCCACGGGATATTCAGGCCGTGGGTGCCGAGATTATTTTGGGGAACACCTTCCACTTGATGCTGCGCCCCGGTACTGAGGTTATAAAGGCCCACGGTGATTTGCATGATTTTATGCAGTGGCATGGGCCAATACTTACCGATAGCGGTGGTTTTCAGGTTTTCAGCCTGGGTGATATTCGAAAAATTACCGAAGCAGGTGTTAAGTTTCGCTCGCCTATTGATGGCAGCGAGGTCTTCCTCGACCCCGAGCGCGCGGTTCAGGTGCAGCGGGATCTGGGTTCGGATATTGTAATGATCTTCGATGAATGTACGCCATACCCCGCAACTGAGCAGGAAGCGCGTACTTCCATGGAGCTTTCGTTGCGCTGGGCCAAGCGCAGTAAGGATGCCCACGAGGGCAACCCTTCGGCGCTGTTTGGCATAATACAGGGCGGTATGTACGAGCAGCTGCGAGCTGAATCGCTGGCGGGTCTGGAGGCGTTTGGTTTTGACGGTTACGCCATTGGTGGTTTGTCTGTGGGTGAGCCGAAAGCCGATATGATTCGAATTCTCGATAGCCTCGCCGATAAAATGCCAGCCGATAAGCCGCGCTATTTGATGGGTGTGGGTAAGCCCGAGGACATAGTAGAAGCCGTGTGCCGCGGTGTGGATATGTTTGATTGCGTTATGCCCACCCGAAATGCCCGTAACGGCCACCTGTTTACGCGCACAGGCGTTATTAAAATACGCAATGCAAAGCACCGCCACGATACTGGCCCACTTGATGCCCGTTGTGATTGTTATACCTGTACGAACTTCAGCCGTGCCTACTTGCACCATTTAGACAAGTGCGGTGAAATTTTGGGCGCCCAGTTGAATACTATTCATAATCTCCGTCACTATCAGCTGATTATGCAAGAATTGCGGGATGCCATTGCTGAAAATAGGTTAGATGCCTACGTAGCAGAATTTTACCTGCGTCAGGACAAAACGAGATTCGCCCTTGAATAA
- the queA gene encoding tRNA preQ1(34) S-adenosylmethionine ribosyltransferase-isomerase QueA: MRRQDFFYDLPDKLIARQPAAERRGSRLLSLNGESGALGDGTFADILQLVDEGDLMVFNDTRVIPARLFGQKETGGKLEILVERVLSRERVLAHIRSSKSPQAGSVIILEDGTTLTVAGRKGPLFELIFPDSSPVLALLDRLGHMPLPPYIDRPDDDTDKERYQTVYGKNEGAVAAPTAGLHFDEALLQQLTEKGVQIAFVTLHVGAGTFQPVRVDNILQHEMHSEVMALSSELCEQVKSTKAAGKRVIAVGTTSVRCLETAAAGEEIEPFQGDTNIFIYPGYQFRVVDALLTNFHLPESTLMMLVSAFAGYSNTMRAYDQAVTRAYRFFSYGDAMFISRNPSAADESVGNSPDTHTPSTSL, encoded by the coding sequence ATGCGCCGCCAAGATTTTTTCTACGACCTCCCAGATAAACTTATTGCCCGCCAACCTGCGGCCGAACGCCGTGGTAGTCGTTTGTTGTCGCTTAACGGTGAATCCGGTGCGTTAGGGGATGGAACGTTTGCTGATATTCTCCAGCTGGTAGATGAAGGCGACCTGATGGTGTTTAACGATACGCGGGTTATTCCGGCTCGGTTATTCGGTCAGAAAGAAACCGGTGGAAAACTGGAGATTTTGGTGGAACGGGTGTTGTCCCGTGAGCGGGTGCTCGCCCATATCCGTTCCAGTAAGTCGCCGCAGGCGGGTTCTGTCATTATATTGGAAGACGGAACAACGCTAACGGTGGCAGGGCGAAAGGGGCCGTTGTTCGAGCTTATTTTCCCTGATAGTTCTCCAGTTTTAGCGCTTCTCGACCGCCTAGGGCATATGCCTTTGCCCCCGTATATCGATAGGCCGGACGATGATACCGATAAGGAGCGCTACCAAACCGTATACGGCAAAAATGAAGGTGCGGTAGCTGCACCAACCGCTGGCCTGCACTTTGACGAAGCCTTGCTGCAGCAGTTAACCGAAAAGGGTGTACAGATAGCCTTTGTGACCCTTCACGTTGGCGCGGGTACCTTTCAACCGGTACGTGTAGACAATATTCTGCAGCACGAAATGCACTCGGAGGTGATGGCTTTGTCGTCTGAGCTTTGTGAGCAGGTAAAATCGACTAAAGCGGCGGGCAAGCGGGTAATTGCTGTGGGTACTACCAGTGTTCGCTGTTTAGAAACGGCCGCTGCAGGGGAAGAGATTGAGCCTTTTCAGGGCGATACCAATATTTTTATTTATCCGGGTTACCAATTTCGGGTAGTGGATGCGCTTTTAACCAATTTCCATTTGCCCGAATCGACACTGATGATGCTGGTGTCGGCGTTTGCAGGGTATAGCAATACGATGCGGGCATACGACCAAGCCGTTACACGGGCCTACCGCTTCTTCAGCTACGGTGATGCGATGTTTATTTCTCGCAACCCCAGTGCGGCTGACGAAAGCGTTGGCAATTCTCCTGATACACATACTCCCAGTACCTCGTTATGA
- a CDS encoding PEP-CTERM sorting domain-containing protein — protein sequence MLTRKSAVQSVIASMLLVLLAIPAHAGLMGDTISASGVSLNPGSATVGAGVEFIGTHGYLSFDFSDDILTITSSSSSLGWGGFGDYVFSDFDEIITDFSLLSNDGFSGGIVDNFSFDANSITLDMASGGFLAGSALQFSINSVPVPEPSSLVLLCLGIIGLGFSRKKA from the coding sequence ATGCTTACCCGAAAATCTGCAGTGCAATCAGTTATTGCGTCAATGCTTCTTGTGTTGTTAGCCATACCTGCTCATGCTGGCTTAATGGGCGACACTATTTCAGCCTCGGGAGTCAGCCTTAACCCTGGCTCAGCAACCGTGGGCGCAGGTGTTGAGTTTATTGGTACTCACGGTTATTTGAGCTTTGATTTTTCTGACGACATACTGACCATAACATCAAGTTCCTCCAGTTTGGGCTGGGGCGGGTTTGGTGATTATGTGTTTAGCGATTTTGATGAAATTATTACTGATTTTTCGCTTTTATCCAACGATGGCTTCAGCGGTGGAATTGTCGATAACTTTAGTTTTGATGCGAATAGCATCACTTTGGATATGGCGTCTGGTGGCTTCTTGGCAGGGTCTGCTCTTCAATTTAGCATTAACTCGGTTCCTGTTCCCGAACCTTCGTCCTTAGTGCTTTTGTGTCTTGGTATTATTGGCCTCGGGTTTAGTCGTAAAAAAGCGTAA
- a CDS encoding arylsulfatase, translating into MTRKDYRKFLRGILAITIGLMAVSAFAAPKPNILVIWGDDIGMYNISAYNHGMMGYKTPNIDRIAKEGALFTDHYAQQTCTAGRASFVLGQHPFRTGLLTIGMPGSEHGIPDWAPTIADLLKEKGYVTGQFGKNHLGDQDKHLPTAHGFDEFFGNLYHLNAEEEPETYYYPKDPEFLKKYAPRGVIRAYADGKIEDTGPMTRKRMETADEEFLAAGLKFIDKAHTANKPFFMWMSATRMHVWTRLKPESKGKTGIGLYPDGMVEHDGHVGVLLKKLDDLGIADNTIVVYSTDNGAEKFTWPDGGTTPFHGEKGTTWEGGMRVPQLVRWPGVIKAGTNINAIMSQEDWLPTLLAAAGDPDIVAKLKKGHKANGKKFKVHADGYNFLPYFSGKTKESPRDSIYYFSADGDLNAVRWNDWKVTFAYTEGDIANGVRVIPGWPRIAHLRADPFEDAQIESPMHLRWMADNMWLFVPVQEKLMEFFGTLESYPFQQGQSLNVDVNYNTIKLQKVMKELEISSPIN; encoded by the coding sequence ATGACAAGAAAAGATTACCGTAAGTTTTTAAGGGGAATTCTAGCAATAACCATTGGCCTAATGGCCGTAAGTGCTTTTGCCGCGCCAAAGCCGAACATCCTGGTGATTTGGGGCGACGATATAGGCATGTACAATATTAGTGCCTATAACCACGGCATGATGGGCTACAAAACCCCTAACATTGACCGCATCGCCAAAGAAGGCGCACTGTTTACAGATCATTACGCCCAGCAAACATGTACAGCAGGCCGCGCGTCCTTTGTGCTAGGCCAACACCCCTTTCGTACAGGCTTGCTTACCATTGGTATGCCAGGCTCAGAGCATGGTATTCCAGACTGGGCACCAACCATTGCTGATCTATTAAAAGAAAAAGGCTACGTGACGGGTCAATTTGGGAAAAACCACCTAGGTGATCAAGATAAGCATTTACCCACAGCCCATGGCTTTGATGAGTTTTTCGGTAACCTATACCACCTTAACGCCGAGGAAGAACCCGAAACGTATTACTACCCCAAAGACCCTGAGTTCCTAAAGAAGTATGCGCCTCGTGGTGTTATTCGAGCTTACGCTGACGGTAAAATTGAAGACACTGGGCCGATGACGCGTAAGCGCATGGAAACGGCTGATGAAGAATTTTTAGCCGCTGGCTTGAAGTTTATCGATAAGGCTCACACAGCGAATAAACCCTTTTTTATGTGGATGAGTGCTACCCGCATGCATGTGTGGACTCGGTTAAAGCCCGAATCTAAAGGTAAAACGGGTATAGGCCTCTACCCTGATGGCATGGTTGAGCATGATGGCCATGTGGGTGTGTTATTGAAGAAGCTTGATGACCTTGGCATCGCCGATAATACTATTGTGGTCTACAGCACCGACAACGGCGCAGAGAAATTTACTTGGCCTGATGGCGGTACTACCCCGTTCCACGGTGAAAAAGGCACAACCTGGGAAGGCGGAATGCGTGTTCCTCAATTGGTACGCTGGCCCGGTGTCATTAAGGCAGGCACCAATATCAATGCCATTATGTCTCAGGAAGACTGGTTACCCACCTTACTGGCCGCTGCGGGTGATCCCGATATTGTAGCGAAGCTGAAAAAGGGGCATAAAGCCAATGGAAAGAAATTTAAAGTGCATGCTGATGGCTATAACTTTTTACCCTACTTCAGTGGTAAAACTAAAGAGTCACCGCGCGATTCCATCTACTATTTTAGTGCAGACGGCGACCTGAATGCCGTTCGATGGAACGACTGGAAGGTAACCTTTGCCTATACAGAAGGTGATATTGCTAATGGTGTAAGAGTTATACCGGGGTGGCCTCGTATCGCCCATTTACGTGCAGACCCATTTGAAGACGCTCAGATAGAATCACCTATGCATCTCCGCTGGATGGCTGACAATATGTGGCTATTTGTTCCTGTTCAAGAAAAGTTGATGGAATTTTTCGGTACTCTTGAAAGCTATCCATTCCAGCAAGGTCAGTCACTTAATGTAGATGTTAATTACAACACGATTAAGTTACAAAAAGTCATGAAGGAATTAGAGATATCATCACCCATCAATTAA
- a CDS encoding DUF5011 domain-containing protein, producing MFSVLFFKGFFVVLCGVVLIACGGSEEELLGVEEVQDDLTAPIISINGDAIVILNQGDEYLDAGAIAVDDTDGSVEVTTTGIVDSNEVGTYIVVYSAVDSSGNSAIKQRTIKVEFVDITAPLITLIGSAEMSIIFGSTFVDPGATVADNVDEKVLVVVEGRVESNNAGQYTLTYSAEDAAGNRASKIRLVEVLTAADTVKPIIKINGEESLSIYEGDTYTDAGATATDNVDGDILVATSGAVNNRIPNIYSITYTAIDKAGNVATKIRRVAVVAKAIDDYEIVGNFLVGQVVVPLGDEVNGSFVLHVQRHKKNGSSWTDEPLVFGDGRDAPTVYSDTKIRFQTFYQDMIDRGMPLSQMQQMLRGITGGGSASGVHIQTGASVCGYSGAPRTISCGPNAGWFTIAHESMHGWQWGAVEDPRNDEVGILFQDVFTMWANFVYHTRESNPDILKGRSAAGNWELDYLNYGLQNDAEWLANVFSGWLYSPTKLNGASWEAMLQSAPEFVEFFDCLWEDGGSPSVCSSEAFGDITIKHPQHRATGGIAAVEGFTDEDSTAIWKVCLGAADSNSYKSHFDEIVKRVAPNLPGSPADNYSLGYGDCNHDGTTDWVCTYTGSGPSGIGNGKYLWNRDNRVGAYTFIAGGNEFDTYAEYKQDPYSTLPSMAGGALSQPWYREWQGEYGSCNGASVFKYRRQDWIDLYLKDIRP from the coding sequence ATGTTTAGCGTGTTGTTTTTTAAAGGTTTTTTCGTCGTTCTATGCGGTGTGGTACTAATTGCTTGTGGAGGTAGTGAAGAGGAGCTTCTGGGTGTTGAAGAAGTGCAAGATGACCTTACTGCTCCAATTATATCCATTAATGGCGACGCTATAGTCATTCTCAATCAGGGTGATGAATACCTAGACGCTGGTGCAATAGCCGTTGACGATACCGATGGCAGCGTGGAAGTGACAACGACGGGAATAGTGGATAGCAATGAGGTTGGCACTTATATTGTGGTTTACAGTGCAGTTGACTCGTCCGGGAATTCAGCGATAAAGCAGCGAACAATCAAAGTTGAATTTGTCGATATTACTGCACCACTAATTACCCTAATTGGCAGCGCGGAAATGTCGATTATATTTGGATCTACGTTTGTAGATCCCGGTGCAACGGTAGCAGATAATGTTGATGAAAAAGTGCTTGTGGTTGTCGAAGGACGTGTTGAATCGAATAATGCAGGACAATATACGCTAACTTATTCAGCAGAAGATGCGGCAGGTAACAGAGCGAGTAAAATACGGCTTGTTGAGGTGTTAACTGCAGCGGATACAGTAAAACCAATTATAAAAATAAACGGTGAAGAATCTCTTAGTATATATGAAGGAGATACATATACTGACGCGGGAGCAACAGCTACTGATAATGTTGATGGGGATATTCTTGTTGCTACTAGTGGAGCGGTAAATAATCGTATACCGAATATTTATAGTATTACTTATACCGCTATCGATAAGGCGGGTAATGTTGCCACTAAGATACGTCGCGTTGCTGTTGTCGCGAAAGCAATAGATGATTATGAAATTGTTGGTAATTTTTTGGTCGGGCAAGTAGTTGTACCGCTAGGGGACGAAGTTAACGGGTCGTTTGTATTACATGTGCAGCGACACAAGAAAAATGGAAGTTCCTGGACGGATGAGCCGTTGGTCTTCGGTGATGGTCGTGACGCTCCCACAGTATATTCTGATACAAAAATACGGTTTCAAACGTTTTATCAAGATATGATTGATCGAGGTATGCCTTTAAGTCAAATGCAACAAATGTTAAGAGGGATTACCGGTGGTGGTTCAGCTTCTGGGGTGCATATTCAAACTGGCGCAAGTGTTTGCGGATATAGCGGCGCGCCTCGAACGATTAGCTGTGGCCCAAATGCGGGTTGGTTTACGATAGCACACGAAAGTATGCATGGTTGGCAATGGGGCGCAGTAGAGGACCCTAGAAATGACGAAGTGGGCATTCTCTTTCAAGATGTGTTTACAATGTGGGCGAACTTCGTGTATCACACGCGTGAGTCAAATCCGGATATACTGAAAGGGAGAAGTGCTGCCGGAAATTGGGAATTAGATTATCTAAATTATGGTTTACAGAACGACGCTGAGTGGTTAGCAAACGTATTTTCAGGTTGGTTGTATAGCCCAACTAAATTGAATGGAGCAAGCTGGGAGGCAATGCTACAAAGCGCCCCGGAGTTCGTGGAGTTTTTTGATTGCTTGTGGGAGGACGGGGGTTCACCAAGTGTGTGTAGTAGTGAAGCGTTTGGAGACATTACTATTAAACACCCTCAACATCGAGCCACAGGCGGGATTGCCGCTGTGGAAGGATTTACCGATGAAGATTCGACGGCAATATGGAAAGTGTGCCTAGGCGCTGCGGACAGCAATAGCTATAAATCTCATTTTGACGAAATTGTGAAAAGGGTTGCGCCTAACTTACCTGGGTCGCCAGCAGACAATTATTCTCTTGGTTATGGTGATTGCAATCACGATGGCACTACCGACTGGGTTTGCACATATACAGGCAGCGGACCTAGTGGGATTGGCAACGGGAAGTATCTTTGGAATAGAGATAATCGTGTTGGGGCGTATACATTTATTGCAGGTGGTAATGAGTTTGATACTTATGCCGAATATAAGCAGGACCCTTATTCCACCCTCCCATCTATGGCCGGAGGTGCTCTTTCGCAGCCGTGGTATCGTGAGTGGCAAGGCGAGTATGGTAGTTGTAATGGCGCTAGTGTTTTCAAATATCGACGTCAAGATTGGATTGATCTGTACCTGAAAGATATCAGACCGTAA
- the tnpA gene encoding IS66 family insertion sequence element accessory protein TnpA: protein MAYQKYNWPEIFEKFDSSGLSQTEFCKQHNLNTKYFNLKLSKRKAQDGGAFAKAIVQLEPASPEGLTVEVGHCKIHCPATMSIPSFVSLVRSLA from the coding sequence ATGGCTTACCAAAAATACAATTGGCCCGAGATTTTCGAAAAATTCGATTCGTCAGGGCTCTCGCAGACAGAGTTCTGCAAACAACACAATCTCAATACCAAATATTTCAACTTAAAGCTCTCCAAGCGCAAAGCTCAAGACGGTGGTGCTTTTGCGAAAGCTATTGTGCAGTTGGAGCCAGCCTCACCTGAAGGCCTGACTGTAGAGGTGGGCCATTGTAAAATCCATTGCCCTGCGACCATGTCCATACCGTCCTTCGTCTCATTGGTGCGCTCTCTGGCATGA
- the tnpB gene encoding IS66 family insertion sequence element accessory protein TnpB (TnpB, as the term is used for proteins encoded by IS66 family insertion elements, is considered an accessory protein, since TnpC, encoded by a neighboring gene, is a DDE family transposase.) codes for MIQWRDSIPIYLHRDPVDFRKAINGLAVIVSEEMALDVYDSALFVFCNKNRSQLKVLYWDSTGFSLWQKRLEKAKFKWPRKAPLATVSITYEQWCWLLRGFDFAKFMPHQQLKYTEVV; via the coding sequence ATGATCCAGTGGCGAGATTCAATTCCAATCTACTTACACCGTGACCCTGTAGATTTCCGCAAAGCCATTAATGGATTGGCCGTCATCGTCAGCGAAGAGATGGCGCTGGATGTTTACGATAGTGCCTTGTTTGTCTTCTGCAATAAGAACCGTAGCCAGCTTAAAGTCCTGTACTGGGATAGCACCGGTTTTTCCCTCTGGCAGAAGCGTTTAGAAAAAGCTAAATTCAAATGGCCTAGGAAAGCGCCGCTGGCGACGGTTTCAATAACCTACGAGCAATGGTGTTGGTTGTTACGCGGCTTCGACTTTGCCAAATTTATGCCCCATCAGCAATTAAAGTATACCGAAGTCGTTTAA